GAGCAGTTGACGCCGGAGACACAAAGCTTGTACGCGCCAAGCTTTGATCATGCAGTTAAAGATcctgtcgatgatgatattgccatCCCCGCCACGTGCAGGGTTATTTTCTTCGAGGGGAATTACCTAAGTTTGAATAAAGAACCGTGGAATAAGGCGGCACAACTGATGGATGAACTTTGGTTTGTGGATGTCGAATTCGAAACAGCTCGAAAGAGGTTGGTTCGGAGGCACGTCAAGGCGGGTATCGCGAAGGATGAAGCCGAGGCAGATAAGAGAGCAACTGAAAATGACCTTGTGAATGGTCGGGAAATCGTGGACTATAGGTTGCCCGTTCAAGAGATAATCACAAGTCGTTATGACCCTAACTGGGACCGGTGACTGATAGGTCTTGGTAGATTCCGGTGCGGGTATGAGGAATAGATGGTTGATCGAAGCATGACACATCTTAGAGCgttcccttttgtttttgtttccttaAAGAAAACCTCATTGAATGGGGATAGAGAACATCACACATAGTGGGTATACTATAATTAGACTTACATATAGAGAGTCTGGCCACTTATTAGTTTAGCTTATTGCTAGCTGTTGGATAAATTTAGGATAATAAAAGGACTGAGACAATGTTACTTCATTCACTTGGCATTGATAACCCATCAATTTGATTTAAAGGTGCAGAATGTATTCCCCACAGGCTGTCTTTTAGGGGTTGTAATTGGGCATATATTTACACAACCATTTTCCTGCTATTTTACTTGCAGCACTGGATTTTCACCGGATTTCTTAGTACGACTACTGCTTGGTAAGGAACCTAATCTAATGTTCCAAACCTGGACTTTTAATTAATACACAGGGAAGGAGTTTTGAGATTACATGCGTTACAAACGGATGGCAAGACTGCCGGGAAGCTCCACCAATCGAGTCCCGATACTTAACCACAAAAGCAATAAGGGGACCCACTTAAAAATAGATAGTTCCGTACAGTAAAATTTGCAAGGGAACGATTGGAAATGAGAACCCCAGACATGATCTCAGGGCCAGGAAAGGATCGGCAGGGTCGATACCTGATTGGGTGAGACAGGTCccctcttcaccttctcttcttccattaAATTTCCATTCCGCTGCTCGAACTCAAGATCATctatcattcttttcatCATTTGCTTGTCACTCTTTATCGCAAGCTGTCACTCCTTTCTCACCCCCAGTCCGTTCTCTAGCATCAAACTTGTTTTAGTCAGTCTTTTTTGTACAGCACCCCGAACTTGACAGTTCAGTTCACCGCCCGTACCCCTAATCATCCACTTTGTTCCGCCATAATGTTGTTCGCCAAGTctgctcttttcttgtcctttttGGCCCTCGGAAATATTGCCGCCGCTGCAGGCCCTAAGGCTTGCCTTCTCGAGGCTCTCGGGTATGCTCATACTAGAAACTGAAAAAGTTGATATTAAGGAAAGCTTGGTTTCTGACAACTCGATTAGCACTGAGCCAAGCCCCGGTGATCTCAAAGCCGTCTGTGTTGATAAAGTGCAGACCAAAATCGAGAGCCTGTGCAGCGATGATGACAAGCAAGACGCTCTGAAGCAGTTCGCTGACACCTGCACCGCTGCTGGACACAAAGTCGGTATGTACATGGTAGACTGCTGATAACTACCGAGGACGTGATTTATAATGAGCTAACATCATTTTTCCCAGTCGTCAACACCTCGACCTCTTCAAGCGCCTCTTCCACCGGTACTTCCACTGCCGGTTCCAAGTCAAGCAGCTCCGGCTTTGTCACTGCTACCGCTACCAGCACTTCCAGCTCCGGCTCTAGTACCTCCGGCTCTGATTCTGTTACTAACCCCAGctcgacctcttcttccggagTACCTCTTCATACCGCCAATGCCGGCTCGTCTGATAGGCATATTCCCGCTGCTGCCTTTGCTGCAGTTGTCTTCGTCGGCTTCGCTGCTACGCTGTAAGGGTGATCAACCTTCGAATCTTCTACTCAGCTGCGCAGTGAGTATCGGGTATCTGGGTGGAATGACTTAATTCCATTCTTGTTCTATTCTTTGTATCAACCGTATATTGAGACCAATCTTCGTCATGTAAGGGTGTGTTGCAATAAGTAGAAGGAGGCCGTATGCTCCTACTTGGTAGATAGTTAGGAAATCTACCTTCTTGTAACTATTGTGATTCTTGATCCAAGCCTAGATTTCTGAGTGCCCTAAGCTTATTGATAGGCAATAGATCTAATGTCAGTTACAAAAGTTTGGAAGAAGTATAGAGCACCACATATCCGTATATCCGTACCCTAGCGAGATCGGAGGTTCGTCATTCGCGTGGCGTGACGAAAGCATCACGATCACGTGAGTTGGCGGGTTCTTCGGGGTTCGATGCTTAAGTAAGGGAGACCCATTTACTTGGTCCGAACACGAAAATTCGCGTTGATATCCACCGTCAACGCGTTGTTGGTCCCGGCAGCATCAAATATCTGCTGGACTCTCTGCCCCTCCaacttcttttctccttctcatcccctCTTCACTTCAGTCCTCAGGGCTTTCCTTCTTATCTTAAACCgattttgcttttgtttttctcaTTCCAGAGCCTTAATACTTCATCCGTTCAGTAATACTATTATACCCTGTTTCTTATCGTCTACTTTACGTATCCCCCGAGCTCTCCCCTCTACACGTCAAAATGTTTGTCTACAAGAGAGGTACGCGTTGATGCCCTTGGGTTCTATCTTTCTAGATTCAGATCAGTCTGTATCATGTTGTGAAATGGGGCTTTTGTCGTGTTTCATCCGAAACCTTGCCACCAACTGCAACATCTGCTAACAAACCGTGATTATTAGATGGACGCAAAGAACGCGTGCAGTTTGACAAGATTACTGCTCGTGTATCGAGGCTATGCTATGGTCTTGACCCCGAGCATGTTGACGCTGCTGCTATCacccagaaggtcatctCTGGTGTCTACCAGGGTGTCACCACTGTTGAACTTGACAACTTGGTATGGCTCCGCCGCCCCGCAGATAAACCGATACGATATACTGATAGGCTTATGTAGGCTGCTGAGACTGCGGCATACATGACTACCACACATCCAGACTACGCCATTCTTGCTGCTCGTATAGCTGTTTCGAACCTTCacaagcaaacaaagaagcaATTCTCCCTGGTTATTTCAGACCTATACCATTACATCAACCCAAAGAATAAGAAACCTGCcccaatgatatcaaaggaaACGTACGAGATAGTCATGAAACATGCCGACGAACTCAACTCCGCTATTGTGTACGACCGCGATTTCAACTACAACTTTTTCGGCTTCAAGACTCTTGAGCGGTCATACTTGCTTCGGATTGATGGAAAGGTTGCTGAACGTCCTCAGCACCTTTTGATGCGTGTCTCTGTTGGTATTCATGGTAATGACATTGAGAAGGCTATCGAGACCTATCACTTGATGTCTCAGAAGTATTTCACCCATGCCTCGCCGACTTTGTTCAATGCTGGTACCCCTCAGCCTCAGCTTGCTTCATGCTTTCTTGTCGATATGAAGGAGGATAGCATCGAAGGTATTTATGACACGCTCAAGACATGTGCATTGATCTCGAAGACCGCTGGTGGAATCGGTCTCAATGTGCACCGCATCCGTGCTACCGGCTCCTACATTGGTGGTACCAACGGTTCCTCCAATGGTATTGTTCCCATGCTCCGGGTGTTCAACAACACTGCCAGATATGTAGACCAGGGAGGAAACAAGCGTCCAGGTGCTTTTGCCATTTACTTGGAGCCTTGGCACGCCGATGTCTTCGAGTTCCTCGATCTCCGCAAGAACCACGGTAAAGAGGAAGTGAGAGCCCGCGATCTCTTCTATGCCCTCTGGACTCCGGACTTGTTCATGAAGCGAGTTGAAGCCAACGGCGACTGGACTCTCTTCTGTCCTAACGAGGCCCCTGGCTTGGCCGATGTTTATGGTGACGAATTTGAGGCACTCTATGAAAGGTTAGACTTACTCTTTCCCAGTTTCAAATTAAAAAGTTCGTACTGACAAGAGAGTAGATACGAAAAGGAGGGTCGTGGCCGCAAGACCATCAAGGCCCAGAAGCTCTGGTATGCTATTCTGGAGGCTCAGACCGAGACTGGAAATCCTTTCATGCTGTACAAGGATGCCTGTAACAGAAAGAGCAACCAGAAGAACCTGGGAACGATCCGCAGCTCCAACCTCTGTACTGAAATCATTGAGTACACTGCTCCGGATGAGGTTGCTGTCTGCAACCTTGCCTCTCTTGCCCTGCCCACCTTCGTTGATGCTGCCCGCGGTGAATATGACTTTGGCAAGCTCCACGAAGTTGTGCAGGTACTGGTTCGTAACctgaacaagatcatcgatATCAATTACTACCCTGTCCCTGaggccaagaacagcaacaTGCGTCACCGCCCCATTGCTCTTGGTGTCAATGGTCTGGCTGAtgccttccttgcccttcgtTTGCCATTCGACTCACCCGAGGCGAAGCAGCTAAACACCCAAATCTTCGAGACCATCTACCACGGAGCTTTGACTGCTTCATCTGACCTGGCCAAGGACTTCGGAACGTACGAGTCATATGAAGGCTCTCCCGTCTCCCAGGGCATTCTTCAGTACGACATGTGGGACCGGACCCCCACTGATCTCTGGGACTGGGACGCTCTCAAAGCGAAGATCGCCCAGACCGGTGTGCGCAACAGCTTGCTAGTGGCGCCCATGCCGACCGCAAGCACCAGTCAGATCTTGGGCTTCAACGAGTGCTTCGAGCCTTACACCTCGAACATCTACTCCCGCCGTGTCCTTGCGGGTGAGTTCCAGGTCGTCAACCCTTGGCTTCTCAAGGACTTGGTCGACCTTGGTCTGTGGTCGGACAACATGAAGAACCGTATCATTGCCGAGGGTGGCTCCGTCCAGAACATCCCTAACATCCCCGCGGATATCAAGGCCCTCT
The sequence above is a segment of the Aspergillus oryzae RIB40 DNA, chromosome 3 genome. Coding sequences within it:
- a CDS encoding kinase-related protein (predicted panthothenate kinase/uridine kinase-related protein) — protein: MDAQVDRLVDKIWDKTESTPDDSRLMIAVSGIPGSGKTALASLMANRINQLYTAQHPNSPPIATAIPMDGYHLTRAQLAQMPDPVYAAARRGAAFTFDGEKFLRLVQALREQLTPETQSLYAPSFDHAVKDPVDDDIAIPATCRVIFFEGNYLSLNKEPWNKAAQLMDELWFVDVEFETARKRLVRRHVKAGIAKDEAEADKRATENDLVNGREIVDYRLPVQEIITSRYDPNWDR
- a CDS encoding putative GPI anchored cell wall protein (predicted protein); translation: MLFAKSALFLSFLALGNIAAAAGPKACLLEALGTEPSPGDLKAVCVDKVQTKIESLCSDDDKQDALKQFADTCTAAGHKVVVNTSTSSSASSTGTSTAGSKSSSSGFVTATATSTSSSGSSTSGSDSVTNPSSTSSSGVPLHTANAGSSDRHIPAAAFAAVVFVGFAATL
- a CDS encoding ribonucleotide-diphosphate reductase subunit RNR1 (ribonucleotide reductase, alpha subunit), yielding MFVYKRDGRKERVQFDKITARVSRLCYGLDPEHVDAAAITQKVISGVYQGVTTVELDNLAAETAAYMTTTHPDYAILAARIAVSNLHKQTKKQFSLVISDLYHYINPKNKKPAPMISKETYEIVMKHADELNSAIVYDRDFNYNFFGFKTLERSYLLRIDGKVAERPQHLLMRVSVGIHGNDIEKAIETYHLMSQKYFTHASPTLFNAGTPQPQLASCFLVDMKEDSIEGIYDTLKTCALISKTAGGIGLNVHRIRATGSYIGGTNGSSNGIVPMLRVFNNTARYVDQGGNKRPGAFAIYLEPWHADVFEFLDLRKNHGKEEVRARDLFYALWTPDLFMKRVEANGDWTLFCPNEAPGLADVYGDEFEALYERYEKEGRGRKTIKAQKLWYAILEAQTETGNPFMLYKDACNRKSNQKNLGTIRSSNLCTEIIEYTAPDEVAVCNLASLALPTFVDAARGEYDFGKLHEVVQVLVRNLNKIIDINYYPVPEAKNSNMRHRPIALGVNGLADAFLALRLPFDSPEAKQLNTQIFETIYHGALTASSDLAKDFGTYESYEGSPVSQGILQYDMWDRTPTDLWDWDALKAKIAQTGVRNSLLVAPMPTASTSQILGFNECFEPYTSNIYSRRVLAGEFQVVNPWLLKDLVDLGLWSDNMKNRIIAEGGSVQNIPNIPADIKALYKTVWEISQRSILQMAADRGAYIDQSQSLNIHLKEPTMGKITSMHFAGWKMGLKTGMYYLRTMAASAPIQFTVDQEALKVADTNVARANASFRKRAKVLQCSIENKEACLMCQG